Below is a genomic region from Actinomadura sp. NAK00032.
GCCGACGGGCTGCCCGGCAAGCTCGCCGCGCTGCTCAACGAGGCGGCACCCCAGCTGCCCGCCTCGGTGATGGGCCTGCCCATCTGCGGGGAGCTCCTGCTGGCGCTCGCCCTGACCGACGAGGACCGGACCCGCGCCGCGCGCCGGATCGCGCTGGCGGAGCGGATGCACTTCAGCCGCATCTTCCAGCCGACCATGTCCCCCGCGGCCGCCCGCCGCACCGCCCTCGACGCCGACGAGCCGGCGTACCGCGCCGCGGTGGCGGAGTACGCCGGCCTGTCCCGCGAGGGCCTCTGGGACGCCGCGCGGGCGCTCGCTACCGAGGCGCCTTCCGGTTGAACAGCACCTTCGACGTCGCGTAGCCGACGACGGCGAGCCCCGCGCACCAGGCGGCGGCGGCCACCGCGTCGGTCCCGTCCGGCGACGTGACCAGCAGGCCGCGCAGCGTCTCGTTGATCGGCGTGAACGGCTGGTACTCGGCGAACCACCGCACCCCGGCCGGCATCGCCTCCGGCGGGACGATCGCGCTGCCGAAGAACGGCAGGAACTGCACGATCATCGGCGTGTTGCTCGCGCCCTCGGGGTTCTTCGCCAGCAGCCCCATCATGACGCCCACCCAGGTCAGCGCGAACGTGAGCGCCGCCAGCAGCCCGGCCGCGGCGAGCCAGTCCAGGACGCTCCCGCTCGCCCGGAACCCCATGGCGACGGCCACGCCGATGACCGCCGCCGTGCTGAGCAGCGTCTGGATCATGCTGCCGATCACATGGCCGGTCAGCAGGGACGCCCGCGCTATGCCGAGCGTCCGGAACCGGTCCACGATGCCCTCGGTCATGTCGACGCACACCGAGACCGACGTCTGCAGGCACCCGGACGCGATCCCCATCAGGATGATCCCCGGTGCCACGTAGTTGATGTAGTCGCCCTTGGCCGGGCCGCCGACCCCGTCCCCGAGCACGTTCCCGAACACGCCGACGAACAGCAGCATGATGAAGATCGGCATCATCATGCCCGCGAGCGTCAGGGACGGGTAGCGCAGCGCGTGCCGCAGGTTGCGGCGCAGCATCGTCGCGGAGTCCGTCATCGCCAGTGCGAGCGCGCTCATCGTGCGACCTCCTCCTTCTGCTCCCTCTGCTCCCGCTGCTCCTTCCGCTCCTCCTGGCCGGTGAGGGCGAGGAACACGTCGTCCAGGTCGGGCGTGTGCACCGACAGCTCGTCGACCTCGACGGCCGCGTCCTCCAGCCGCCCGAGCAGCGCCCGCAGCGACCGGACGCCGCCGTCGCTCGGCACCTGCAGGGCGAGCGCGTCGTCGTCCCGCGCGGCCTCGCCGAGCACGCGCGCCGCCGCGTCCAGCTCGCCCGGCCCGGCGAACCGCAGCCGGACGTGCCCGCCCGGGACCAGGCGCTTGAGCTCCTCGGACGTCCCCTCGGCGACGATCCGGCCGCCGTCCAGCACCGCGATGCGGTCGGCGAGCTGGTCGGCCTCGTCCAGGTACTGCGTGGTCAGGAAGATCGTCACGCCGCCGCGCACCAGGCCGCGGACGATCTCCCAGGTCGTCCGCCGGCTGCGCGGGTCGAGCCCGGTCGTCGGCTCGTCCAGGAAGATGATCTGCGGGCTCCCGATCAGTGTCATCGCGATGTCGAGCCGCCGCCGCATCCCGCCCGAATAGGTGGCGACCGTCCGCTTGCCGGCCTCCACCAGGTCGAACCGCTCCAGCAACTCGTCGGCGACCCGCCGCCCGGCGGCCTTCCCCAGATGGTGGAGGTCCGCCATCAGGATCAGGTTCTCCCGGCCGGTGAGCAGCCCGTCCACCGCCGCGTACTGCCCCGTGACGCCGATCGCCTTGCGCACCCCGTCGGGGTTCCGCATGAGATCGCACCCGGCGACGCGCGCCTGGCCCCCGTCCGCCGGGATCAGCGTCGACAGGATCCGCACGGCCGTCGTCTTCCCCGCCCCGTTCGGCCCGAGCAACGCGAACACCGTCCCCCGCGCCACCTCGAGGTCCAGCCCGTCCAGGACGGCCTTCTCCCCGAACGCCTTCCGCAGCCCGACCGCCGAGATGGCCGTCTGCCTCGCCTCTATCTCCATGCGGAGAACACTGGGGCCCGCCGCCTTCAACCCGCTTTCACCCCGGCTTCACCGGGTTTCGTGACCCGGCGCCCGTGAGCGCCGCATCACTCGCCCGCCGCTAACCGACCGTGCCGAGCGGGTAGTCCGGGACGGTGTTCGTCCAGCCGTAGGAGACGATCGCGCGGTAGCCCGTCACTGTCGCGGGCTTGCGGACGTCCTCTTGCGCGAGCATCCGCCCGGTCGCCGGGTCGATCACCAGCCACTCCTCGCCCTTGCCGCCGTCGGCGACCGGGCGGGCGATCGCCGTCCCCTTCCGGCCGAGCGGGTCGGTGACCTGACCGACGACGCGGAGGCCCGGATCGGTGGCGAGCAGCCGGTACATCGCGCCCAGCGTCTTCGGCGACGCGGGCGTGGTGCCGATCTTCTGCGCGTTGGAGAAGAGCCATTCCGCCGGGTCGACCGGGCCGCCCTCGGCCTTCACCAACCGCTTGAGCGCCTGCGCCAGGAAGATCTTGAGGTCCTCCGGGTCCTCCGGGAGCCGGCGCACGTCCGGCGGCGTGAGGCTGCCCCACTCCTGCAGGCGGAACGCGTGCCCGCCCGGCACCTTGACCTTCGTCCAGCCGGTCGGAGGGCTGTCGGTGGTGCGCTCCGGCCGCGGCTTGCCGCCGTCGTCGATGACCTTCGGCCCGCCGTGCGGCGCGGGGCCGAGGTAGCGGCTGCCGAGGCTGCGGGTCGCGGACCACGCCTCGCGGCCGGGCCCGGCGTCCCACCACCCCGTCTGCGAGGTGTGGTCGAAGATGCCCGTGCCCAGGATCACCTTGATGCGCTCCTGCGACACCACGTGCCA
It encodes:
- a CDS encoding ABC transporter permease, encoding MSALALAMTDSATMLRRNLRHALRYPSLTLAGMMMPIFIMLLFVGVFGNVLGDGVGGPAKGDYINYVAPGIILMGIASGCLQTSVSVCVDMTEGIVDRFRTLGIARASLLTGHVIGSMIQTLLSTAAVIGVAVAMGFRASGSVLDWLAAAGLLAALTFALTWVGVMMGLLAKNPEGASNTPMIVQFLPFFGSAIVPPEAMPAGVRWFAEYQPFTPINETLRGLLVTSPDGTDAVAAAAWCAGLAVVGYATSKVLFNRKAPR
- a CDS encoding ATP-binding cassette domain-containing protein, with the translated sequence MEIEARQTAISAVGLRKAFGEKAVLDGLDLEVARGTVFALLGPNGAGKTTAVRILSTLIPADGGQARVAGCDLMRNPDGVRKAIGVTGQYAAVDGLLTGRENLILMADLHHLGKAAGRRVADELLERFDLVEAGKRTVATYSGGMRRRLDIAMTLIGSPQIIFLDEPTTGLDPRSRRTTWEIVRGLVRGGVTIFLTTQYLDEADQLADRIAVLDGGRIVAEGTSEELKRLVPGGHVRLRFAGPGELDAAARVLGEAARDDDALALQVPSDGGVRSLRALLGRLEDAAVEVDELSVHTPDLDDVFLALTGQEERKEQREQREQKEEVAR
- a CDS encoding CU044_5270 family protein — protein: MDEMRMIGTLLDEQPSRRSVEEGRARLEREVRSRRRAPRFSMPRWRIAAPVLAAGTVAGVTAIAVGMSSGTAVRAPDETAPMSARTVLLSAASTVERSPLTRGKYWHVVSQERIKVILGTGIFDHTSQTGWWDAGPGREAWSATRSLGSRYLGPAPHGGPKVIDDGGKPRPERTTDSPPTGWTKVKVPGGHAFRLQEWGSLTPPDVRRLPEDPEDLKIFLAQALKRLVKAEGGPVDPAEWLFSNAQKIGTTPASPKTLGAMYRLLATDPGLRVVGQVTDPLGRKGTAIARPVADGGKGEEWLVIDPATGRMLAQEDVRKPATVTGYRAIVSYGWTNTVPDYPLGTVG